AACCCCAGGAGCGCAAGAATGGCCTCTTTTGATCCTAAGAGCATCGACTTGATTCCGGCTTGGCCGATGGGAAAAAGATAACGAACATCTGCATTCTGAAAAGCAGTTAAGGTCAGCAAGAACAAAATGATAAGTAAGAACGATACCAATACATAAAAACGTGCGATTTTCGGAAGATCTTCCTTTGCAAAATATAAAGCAATGACTGCAAAAAGAATAATTAAAATCCAGGCTGGCGTTAAGGGATATACCCACCGTTTCAGAATATTGATAGATAGCACGGCAACGAGGGTGGCAACCAGCGTAAAATAGAGAATATAGGCTGAATTGAGAATTCTTCCCACAATATTTCCAAGCAGGATCGTATTGATTTCAAAAAGATTATTGTCAGGGAACCGTCTGACTAGAAACCAATGAAAAAGGGTGACGATCTGTACCAGGATGCCTCCGATCAGCATGGAGATCCAGCCGTCTGTTTTTGCAGCCTTAAAAAGGCTATAAGGCAAAGAGAGAACCCCAATGCCAACTTGGGTTTGCAGAACAAAAAAGTAAAATTGAAATGCGGTTATTTTAT
This genomic stretch from Fictibacillus marinisediminis harbors:
- a CDS encoding GerAB/ArcD/ProY family transporter is translated as MKQTNKITAFQFYFFVLQTQVGIGVLSLPYSLFKAAKTDGWISMLIGGILVQIVTLFHWFLVRRFPDNNLFEINTILLGNIVGRILNSAYILYFTLVATLVAVLSINILKRWVYPLTPAWILIILFAVIALYFAKEDLPKIARFYVLVSFLLIILFLLTLTAFQNADVRYLFPIGQAGIKSMLLGSKEAILALLGFESLLIYAPFVKTSSKKKLKMVMLSNLTIVSFYVYITLTCLVFFSPDEFLIVPEPVLYLLKAIQYNLVERVDLVFLTIWVVSVITSMVTFIHIAGLAAKVLFKKTSHRPFIPFICLAVCITAYFPIQSDQLSAEWSAFMRPYIYFFIIILPVLLLGLSYIKKRRTAN